A window of Quercus robur chromosome 12, dhQueRobu3.1, whole genome shotgun sequence genomic DNA:
agtttcggacttttttttagagatagagacagagagagagtttttaatttgggttcTGTTTTGAGGCCGGATCTGATTTCAATATATTAggttaggggttttttttttttttttttttttttttttttttttttttttttgagaatccgtggGTTACTGGGTTTGCTACTATCTGTTGGGCTTGTCATGGGCTTGATGTTGGTCTTGCCGTGGGCTTGCCGTCCGTTGATATGTTTTGAGAATCCGTGGGCATGCCTCTTGTTctgttaccatttttttttcctgggcttgaaagtagaacaaatatatatttttttattattaagggtgttcctaatttgatggagggtgttcctaattttttttttaaggataaacaaataaaaaaaatttaattaatatatataaaaaaaaaaattttccagcTCAGGGTGTTCCTAGGAACACCCTGAGCATAACGTGGCGCCGCCACTGCTTTTATATACTATATTATTACAAATTCAAAAGAGAGTATTATATATGCATTTACCTTTTTACCCCTTCCTGCATGCGCGGCAAATACAAAGCCAAACGGTGACGTATCAATTCTCAGCCTAAAACCCCACAACCAACACGATACACACAACACATATTCGGTGTTCCTTgtctaaaaccctaaacttCCAAAATTTAGAGCTTTCACTTTGCACAACCTGCTTCCATGGCGGAACCAAATTCAACCTTCAAACCCATCAAACCGAAgctcaaacccaaacccagaaCCCCAAACCAAACCCCAGAATCAAAGTACTGGTCCTCCTTCAAAACCCACCAAATCCCAGACCTCATCTCCTCCATCACTTCCCTCACTTTCTCTCCTTCGCCTCCTCACCCCTTCGCCGCTACTCACTCCACTTCACTCAAAATCTTCAATCCCCAAACCCTCTCTCCTTCCTCCACCATCTCCTCCTTCTCCGACGTCGTTTCCTCCGCCTCGTTCCGCTGTGACGGCCTCTTGATCGCCGCGTCTGACCTCTCGGGTCTAATCCAAGTGTTCGATGTCAAAACGCGGACCCCACTTCGTAAACTCAGGTCCCACACACGCCCAGTACGTTTTCTCAAATACCCACTTCATGATAAGCTCCATTTGGTCTCTGGTGGCGATGATGCTGTTGTTAAGTACTGGGATGTTGCTTCTGAGACTCCACTTTTAGAGCTTTTGGGTCATAAGGACTATGTGCGTTGTGGTGATTTTTCACCTGTTAGTCATGAAATGTGTGTCACTGGGTCTTATGATCATACGGTTAAGCTTTGGGATGTGAGAGTGACTGGTTCGAAAACAGTTATGGAGGTTAACCATGGAAAACCAGTTGAAAGTGTCGTTTTTTTGCCATCCGGGGGGTTAGTTGCTACTGCAGGTGGGAATTCGGTTAAGATCTGGGATTTTATTGGAGGTGGGAAGATGGTTTATTCGATGGAGAGTCATACCAAGACGGTTACTTCAGTTTGTGTAGGGAGAGTTGGGAAGGAGAATGTTGAGGAAGGGAGGGAGCATAGGGTTTTGAGTGTGGGATTGGATGGGTATATGAAGGTGTTCGATTATGGGAGGATGAAGGTCACACATTCTATGAGGTTCCCTGCACCACTTATGTCAATTGGGTTTTCACCAGATTGTGGGGTGAGAGTGATTGGGAGTTCGAATGGGGTAATGTATGTTGGGAAGAGAAAAACGAAGGAGGAGAATGTGGAGAGTGGTTTGAGAAGCTTTTGGAGTTTAGGTGTGGAGCAGGAGAGAAGGGTTATGAGGCCTTCATATTTTCGGTATTTTCATAGAGGGCAGGGTGATAAGCCTAAGGAGGGGGATTATTTGGTTATGAGGCCAAAGAAGGTAAAGTTGGCAGAGCATGATAAGTTGTTGAAGAAGTTTAGGCACAAGGAGGCACTGGTGTCAGTGTTGGGCAATAAGAATCCGGAGAATGTGGTGGCGGTGATGGAGGAATTGGTGGCAAGGAGGAAATTGTTGAAGTGTGTTGAGAATCTGGATAATGAGGAGCTTGGCTTGCTGTTGATGTTCTTACAAAAGTATTCTACAGTGCCAAGATTCTCAGGTTTGTTGATGGGATTGACGAAGAAGGTTCTTGAAATGCGGGTTGAAGATATCAGAGGTTCTGAGGCCTTGAAGGGTCAAATTAGAAACCTTAAGCGGTCTGTTGAGGAGGAGATACGGATACAACATTCTTTGCAAGAGCTACAGGGTATCATTTCTCCTTTATTGAGGATTGCTGGAAGGGGATGAACCTTTATtgcctttttggttttttatgagGTAGTTGTATTATTTGATTACCTGCTTGCAGCTTTCTTGTCATGACA
This region includes:
- the LOC126708733 gene encoding protein SLOW WALKER 1-like codes for the protein MAEPNSTFKPIKPKLKPKPRTPNQTPESKYWSSFKTHQIPDLISSITSLTFSPSPPHPFAATHSTSLKIFNPQTLSPSSTISSFSDVVSSASFRCDGLLIAASDLSGLIQVFDVKTRTPLRKLRSHTRPVRFLKYPLHDKLHLVSGGDDAVVKYWDVASETPLLELLGHKDYVRCGDFSPVSHEMCVTGSYDHTVKLWDVRVTGSKTVMEVNHGKPVESVVFLPSGGLVATAGGNSVKIWDFIGGGKMVYSMESHTKTVTSVCVGRVGKENVEEGREHRVLSVGLDGYMKVFDYGRMKVTHSMRFPAPLMSIGFSPDCGVRVIGSSNGVMYVGKRKTKEENVESGLRSFWSLGVEQERRVMRPSYFRYFHRGQGDKPKEGDYLVMRPKKVKLAEHDKLLKKFRHKEALVSVLGNKNPENVVAVMEELVARRKLLKCVENLDNEELGLLLMFLQKYSTVPRFSGLLMGLTKKVLEMRVEDIRGSEALKGQIRNLKRSVEEEIRIQHSLQELQGIISPLLRIAGRG